One Gordonia pseudamarae genomic window, CGCGCCCGGCAATCAACCCCGGACACACCCCGGTCCCGAAGGGCGGCAATCGATCCGGCCCGTCCACTGCCACGCCCCGACGGTCCGCGGCCTCCCCTGCCCCCTCTGCGACGGGACATCACGGACACTCCCGCCCCTCCCGAATCCGCCGCCCGGCCACCTCAATTCGCGCCACCCACAACGCGGTCCGACGTTCCGGGACCGGCCGGGCAGCCCTTTTCGGCCGCAACTGCGCGCACTCCGCCCACCGGACCGACCAAGGCCGCCGGACAAAACCCGACAGCCGGACAAGTCCCCTTCCGGTCGCGCCGGTCGCGATCGGGACGTCCGGCGACGCTGTCGTCACCGGTTCGGTCCGTCCGTCCCGGCGAGCCCGCAGCCACCGATTGCCACCCCGCCGACAGCCCACCGGCGCCGGCCGCACCCACCGGCCCCGGCGCGGTACCGATGGCCACCCCGGCCGGACCCCCGAATCCCCCACCCCCGATGCTCGTCGGCGGACTCGACGACGTGGCATTGCTGCGCACGAACCGGCGCGCGCCCACCCACGGCTGGCGGCGCCTGGTGCACACCCTGTCCGGCGGGGCTATCAATCCGGGCGAATCACCGGCAGACATCGAGTACGCCCGGCTGCTCGAACGTGTCAACCGACCGGTGCGCGGTGACTACCGGATCGCGGTCCTATCCCTGAAGGGCGGGGTGGGCAAGACCACCACGTCGGTCGGTTTGGGCTCCACCTTCGCCTGGCTGCGCGGTGACCGGGTGATCGCGGTCGACGCCAATCCCGATCTCGGTACGCTGGCGCAGCGGGTGCCTCAGCAGACCGGATCTACGGTGCGCGACCTGATCGCGGAGCAATCGGTGACGTCGTACGCCGATGTGCGCGCACATACCTCGCAGGCTTCGAGCCG contains:
- a CDS encoding MinD/ParA family ATP-binding protein, whose translation is MRVTEGPPPADRRVNRPPPTQRARQSTPDTPRSRRAAIDPARPLPRPDGPRPPLPPLRRDITDTPAPPESAARPPQFAPPTTRSDVPGPAGQPFSAATARTPPTGPTKAAGQNPTAGQVPFRSRRSRSGRPATLSSPVRSVRPGEPAATDCHPADSPPAPAAPTGPGAVPMATPAGPPNPPPPMLVGGLDDVALLRTNRRAPTHGWRRLVHTLSGGAINPGESPADIEYARLLERVNRPVRGDYRIAVLSLKGGVGKTTTSVGLGSTFAWLRGDRVIAVDANPDLGTLAQRVPQQTGSTVRDLIAEQSVTSYADVRAHTSQASSRLEVLASERDPAAAETLNAAEYSTAMSVLQRFYNIIITDCGTGLSHSAMNGVLDLANAVILVTSPAMDGARSAAATLDWLSSHGYAHLVPRSVVVLSSARPGASTIDTVKLAQHFLTRCRAVQRIPFDDHLAEGAEIDLDLINKQTRLAFVELAATMADDFASTFRQPGR